A window from Cydia pomonella isolate Wapato2018A chromosome 8, ilCydPomo1, whole genome shotgun sequence encodes these proteins:
- the LOC133520279 gene encoding neuropeptide-like protein 31, which translates to MFGIIQIITFGEITTMFAKIAVIAACIFGFAQAGALAGYGGLGYGAGLGYGAGLGYGGYGGLGYAGYAPATSYVHRVDYNTDHHGYDGYGAGYGGYGAGYGGYGAGYGGYGAGYGYGGYGGYGNGLYGGYGGW; encoded by the exons ATGTTTGGTATCATTCAAATCATCACATTTGGTGAAATAACAACAATGTTCGCTAAg ATTGCAGTTATCGCCGCCTGCATCTTTGGCTTCGCCCAAGCTGGTGCTCTAGCCGGCTATGGAGGGCTAGGCTATGGCGCTGGGCTTGGCTACGGCGCTGGACTCGGCTACGGCGGCTACGGAGGGTTGGGCTATGCTGGCTACGCCCCGGCCACTTCATACGTGCACCGTGTAGATTACAATACCGACCATCATGGTTACGATGGCTACGGAGCCGGCTACGGTGGCTATGGAGCCGGCTACGGTGGCTATGGAGCTGGATATGGCGGCTACGGTGCTGGCTACGGCTATGGCGGTTACGGTGGTTACGGAAACGGTCTCTATGGTGGTTATGGCGGATGGTAA